One Legionella lansingensis genomic region harbors:
- a CDS encoding response regulator: MFEEKRINKLSIDKISHFSAKFPISSIKRYWMECSLFPKTHSISPTLDFNSIDMGDRNEKHLNISANSKAIKEAPILQQTQAPHLLLVEDNIIALRLLESITKQAGCKFTSTLDGEKALELAKTKHFDLIVTDIGLPGMSGIEMTIYIRHWEQASKKQATPIVGLTAHSLASSAYECLEAGMNQVFAKPINLQTMKEIISTLVIPYSQKEPIPMESDHEMPENEDELFALDNFPLFNLKQGITNLGDINLLKELLNLMIEEVIPKDQSEIQKAYRDGDWTNVEKIAHKMKSGALYCGTTRWQYACQYLERYSQAGHSRLLNKLYQQLIAVLEETKKEIIHWLKQQEEKPRLS, from the coding sequence ATGTTTGAAGAAAAGAGAATAAATAAATTAAGTATCGATAAGATAAGCCATTTTTCGGCAAAATTCCCCATATCTAGTATCAAGCGTTACTGGATGGAGTGTTCTTTATTTCCAAAAACCCACTCCATCAGCCCTACTCTTGATTTTAATTCTATCGACATGGGAGACCGGAATGAGAAGCATCTCAATATTAGTGCGAACTCCAAAGCGATAAAGGAAGCTCCGATTTTACAGCAAACACAAGCACCCCATTTGCTTTTAGTGGAAGACAATATTATCGCGCTACGTTTACTTGAATCCATCACTAAACAAGCTGGATGTAAATTCACGTCCACATTGGACGGAGAAAAAGCTCTGGAGTTAGCCAAAACAAAACATTTTGATTTAATTGTCACTGATATTGGTTTACCTGGCATGTCAGGAATTGAAATGACCATTTACATTCGTCACTGGGAACAAGCCAGCAAAAAACAGGCCACGCCAATTGTCGGTCTTACAGCTCATTCATTAGCAAGTTCGGCTTATGAGTGTTTAGAAGCAGGTATGAATCAAGTATTTGCCAAACCAATTAATTTACAAACGATGAAGGAAATTATTTCAACCTTGGTCATTCCCTATAGCCAGAAAGAACCAATCCCTATGGAGTCTGATCATGAGATGCCCGAGAATGAAGATGAACTTTTTGCTTTAGATAACTTCCCACTCTTTAATCTGAAGCAAGGCATTACAAATCTCGGGGATATTAATTTACTCAAGGAACTCTTAAATCTAATGATAGAAGAAGTGATTCCGAAGGATCAAAGCGAGATACAGAAAGCCTATAGGGATGGGGATTGGACAAATGTAGAAAAAATTGCTCATAAAATGAAAAGCGGTGCCTTGTATTGTGGGACCACTAGATGGCAATATGCCTGTCAGTACCTGGAACGTTATAGCCAAGCAGGTCATAGTCGACTTTTAAACAAGTTGTATCAACAATTAATTGCTGTCTTAGAAGAAACAAAAAAAGAAATTATTCATTGGTTAAAGCAGCAAGAAGAAAAACCAAGACTCAGTTAA
- a CDS encoding DUF6632 domain-containing protein, with protein sequence MKSSTALKWLKFALFITGVIFVFAIYPLTVIWPAGWAWHSEGVSLYLQMILGIYATLGVFLIIASKNPLKHLSLIWFTVWSSIIHGVIMMIQSLYYPMHIKHLLGDVPALFLVAFILGLLTWQADRSKHH encoded by the coding sequence ATGAAATCATCAACAGCATTAAAATGGTTAAAATTTGCTTTATTCATTACGGGTGTAATATTTGTTTTTGCAATTTACCCCCTTACCGTTATTTGGCCTGCTGGTTGGGCCTGGCATTCAGAGGGGGTATCGCTCTATCTGCAAATGATTCTTGGAATTTATGCAACACTGGGTGTTTTTCTGATAATTGCATCCAAGAACCCTTTAAAGCATCTTAGCTTGATTTGGTTCACTGTGTGGTCGAGTATCATTCATGGTGTAATCATGATGATTCAGTCCCTTTATTACCCTATGCATATAAAGCATTTGCTTGGTGATGTTCCTGCTCTCTTTTTAGTTGCGTTCATTCTTGGTCTGTTAACCTGGCAGGCTGACAGGAGCAAGCATCATTGA
- a CDS encoding VirK family protein, whose amino-acid sequence MKKLLTLAIVILSFSVHAAELASFADIATAIKNGKQLSFVWAIKECTSEQTLPNSITSVRPNAVMLIADQRITASDRHFTLNDPSLPDTPAFGYSKFNLQANGHATLNITLMRAQDYSKVKTYQIECELGKGLTIFD is encoded by the coding sequence ATGAAAAAGTTATTAACTTTAGCGATTGTGATATTAAGTTTCAGCGTTCATGCAGCAGAATTAGCTTCTTTCGCAGATATTGCGACAGCAATTAAAAACGGCAAGCAATTAAGCTTTGTTTGGGCAATCAAAGAATGTACTTCTGAGCAAACTCTACCAAATAGCATTACGTCCGTAAGACCGAATGCTGTCATGCTGATTGCTGATCAACGAATTACTGCTTCAGATAGACATTTTACCCTCAACGATCCCTCTTTGCCTGATACTCCCGCATTTGGCTATAGTAAATTTAACTTACAAGCAAATGGTCATGCGACACTTAATATTACACTCATGCGTGCCCAAGATTATAGTAAGGTTAAAACATATCAAATAGAGTGTGAGTTAGGTAAGGGTTTGACGATATTTGATTAG